The Bacteroidia bacterium genomic interval GTTGGGAAAAAATATCTAAAGAAATGGGACATTGAAGCTGATGTTGCTGAAAATGGACAAATTGCCCTGGAAATGGTTTCAACAAACAGTTATGATTTAATCCTGATGGATCTCAATATGCCAGTCATGGATGGATTAACAGCAACTGAATATATTCGCAAAAAGGAAGGTAATTATTTTAATCAACTGCCAATCATCGCGCTTACAGCGGATGTTTCAGAGAATGTAAAAGAGAAAATCCTACAATCTGGTATGAATGATTACCTTACCAAACCCTTTGATCCAGAAGATTTATTTAAATCTCTTAGCGCCTATTACCCAGGAATTATAGACAATAGAATCTCGATATAATAAAAACCCACTTCAGCTCTGTACCGAAGTGGGTTTTTATCTTTATCAGATACGGTCCAACTAAGGGGTATCTGTATCTTTCTTTCTTTTCCTTCTGGGAGGTCTTTCTCCATCTTTTCTTCCATCCCTTCTTTTTTCTCGCATCTCCTTTCTATAAGCTTCGTATTTGTCCCACTGTTCAAGGGTCAGAATTCCTTTAATTTGCTCATCAGCACTTGCCTGAAGCTTCATCATTTCTTCACGCATGGCTTCTCTATCTCCATCTGCCGATTCAAATACTTCCCTTCTTTTGCTACGCATGTCTTCCTGAATTGCTTTCATTTCTTCTATCTGATCCTCACTTAAGCTAAGCTTTACTTTGAGGGAGTCTATGTTTTGCTCCATTCCCCTACGCCCACGTCCGCCCGGACCTTGAGCCCACATATCTGTTCCCAGAGAAATCAATACGCCTAATAGCAGGTATTTTAAAAGTTTCATAATAATTAATTAAATGCTGTGGATGTTGTCTTTTCTTACAGAATGCCAAAGGTCTTACATCTGCCTTTGAACTTAATTTTCAATTCTTAGACAAATAAAGTATTGCTAATATTCCCTTCTGGCACAATTTCTGCAAAATGAACAAACGAAGAGATTACACTCCTACAAATCTCCTGGAAGGATCGGTCATTACCCCTGACCACTTTAGTAGAAAAATCCTCCAATATATTACACATTACATAGCTAAGCCGACTGAAACAATCCCGAGGAATGAAGAATTTTTTCTTACCCTTTTAAAATTGTTTTTTTATTAATTTTTATAAAAAATAGAATAAATGTTTCATTTTTAAGCAAAATCTTACTTTTAACTTGAAGCATTAAATAATATTATTACATTTGTAACGTAGTTAAAAATGAAAGAAATCAAATCGCACAAACGAAATAACCGTTCTTTCAAGAAAAACTACAGTTGATCCAAAGAGTAAGCGAGACAGTCCAAAAACTCCCTATACTTGTAACATCAACAGCAAGATATTTGACATTCTGATTTACTCTCCCGGCTAAGTCTGACTCACTCAATGAGTATGGGCTGCTTAGTTTTTAGAGCAAGGGCTGAGGTTGATTCATGCAAAGCATTCGAGTCCCTCGGTTTTTAGAGCAAGGGCTGAGGTTGATTCATGCAAAGCATTCGAGTCCCTCGGTTTTTAGAGCAAGGGCTGAGGTTGATTCACACAAAGTGTTCGAGTCCCTCGGTTTTTAGAGCAAGGGCTGAGGTTGATTCATGCAAAGCATTTGAGTCCCTCGGTTTTTAGAGCAAGGGCTGAGGTTGATTCATGCAAAGCATTTGAGTCCCTCGGTTTTTAGAGCAAGGGCTGAGGTTGATTCATGCAAAGCATTTGAGTCCCTCGGTTTTTAGAGCAAGGGCTGAGGTTGATTCATGCAAAGCATTCGAGTCCCTCGGTTTTTAGAGCAAGGGCTGAGGTCGATTCATGCAAAGCATTTGAGTCCCTCGGTTTTTAGAGCAAGGGCTGAGGTTGATTCATGCAAAGCATTCGAGTCCCTCGGTTTTTAGAGCAAGGGCTGAGGTTGATTCATGCAAAGCATTTGAGTCCCTCGGTTTTTAGAGCAAGGGCTGAGGTTGATTCATGCAAAGCATTTGAGTCCCTCGGTTTTTAGAGCAAGGGCTGAGGTCGATTCATGCAAAGCATTTGAGTCCCTCGGTTTTTAGAGCAAGGGCTGAGGTTGATTCATGCAAAGCATTCGAGTCCCTCGGTTTTTAGAGCAAGGGCTGAGGTTGATTCATGCAAAGCATTCGAGTCCCTCGGTTTTTAGAGCAAGGGCTGAGGTTGATTCACACAAAGTGTTCGAGTCCCTCGGTTTTTAGAGCAAGGGCTGAGGTCGATTCATGCAAAGCATTCGAGTCCCTCGGTTTTTAGAGCAAGGGCTGAGGTTGATTCATGCAAAGCATTTGAGTCCCTCGGTTTTTAGAGCAAGGGCTGAGGTTGATTCATGCAAAGCATTTGAGTCCCTCGGTTTTTTAAAGCCATCTGTGAAAGCAGGTGGCTTTTTTTATTTCTGCTCGTGACCAAATTCCTCCCTAGCCATCATTAGAATACTATCTTTCAGACTTTTGCAGTAGATTGCAATACACATGCATAACAATATTTTTGATACGGACCTCCAACCTTTTAAGCTAAAATTGGGGGAAATCGTGAAAAATCTTCACGATATGGCGAGTGAAACTCGTAATGAGGGTCTTAGCCAAACTCTCAGTGAACTCCGGACAAGTATTGGAGAACCTTTTTTGTTTGTAATTGTGGGTGAGGTAAAAGCGGGCAAAAGCAGCTTTATAAATGCTTTGTTAAATGTGGGTAAAGAGGTAGTAAAAGTTGCTCCGGATCCCTGCACAGATACGATACAACAATTGATCTATGGAGATCAAGCAACTGAGCTGGAAATAAACCCCTATTTAAAAAAGATCATACAGCCCGTGGATATCCTTCGCAAGATATCCATAGTCGATACACCAGGTACAAATACCATTTCTGAACATCATCAGGAAATAACCGAAAGATTTGTTCCTCGCAGCGATCTAATAGTTTTTGTTTTCGAAGCTAAAAACCCCTATCGCCAATCTGCCTGGGATTTTTTTGATTTCATTCATAAAGACTGGCAAAAGAAAATCATCTTTGTTCTACAGCAGGCAGATCTCATGAACGAGGCTGATCTTACCATCAATATCGAAGGAGTCCGAAAGCACGCAATAAAAAAAGGCATAAGTGATCCGAAAGTCTTTGCCCTTTCCGCAAAGCAGGAATTAGAGGGAGATCATGCTTCCAGTGGTTTTGACAAACTCAATGATTATATACGGGATAATATCACCAATCTCAATGCATATAAACTGAAATTACAAAGTACCGTTTCCACCTCTCGTAACCTCCACGCTAAACTGGAGCTAACTTTGAGAGCCATGGAAGGCCAGTTAAAGGCCGATCGTGATTTCAGGGCTGACATTCATCATACCCTTCAGGATCAAGAGGAAAGATCTCAAAGACAGGTTGATGCCTTGATTAGAAATATGCTGGAGGATTATGACCGTATAACTCTTGAAAGTCAAAAGGAACTTAGCGACGGCATGGGTGTTCTGGCCCTAACCCGAAAGAGTTTTATGTCCGTCTTCAATAAATCTGATTCCCCTCAGCTTTGGCTGAAAAGCCTTACAAAAAATCTGGAACAAGACCTTAGCAAAAGCTTTAATGAAAGGCTAAATGAAGGCGTAGAAGAAATTGCAGACAGTATCCGCCAAATGGCCAAGATCATCGATCTGAAAATCCAAAATTCTCAAACAGTCCTCAGACCCAAACAAGACATATTTGGGGATATTTCTGAAAGACGGAGACTGGTATTGCGGGAATTACGGGAAGGTTTTTCTGATTTTATCAATCAAACAGAAAGCTTTGTGGGTAAAGAGGTTTTTCCGGAAGCGTCTAATTTATCTCCCAATATAGCTGCAGGAAGCGGCATGGCCGTAATTGGTGCTGTTTTGGCAACCGTTACATCAGGCGTAGCTTTCGATATTACCGGTGGGATTATCACTGCAGCAGGATTGATGTTTGCAGGAGGAACCATCTTATTGAAAAGAGGAAAAATAATTGGGGGCTTTAAAAAAGAGATTGACAAAGGGAGAAAACAACTTTCCACCAACCTTGACCATAAATTAAAGGCTTACATTTCTCATATTCGCAAAAAGATAGACAGCAATTTCTCAGAGTTTGATAAATTGTTGGATGAAGAAGGCAGGCATGTCGAAAAATTAGCTGTACAACATACCTTCACGCGCCAAAGTCTGGACAAACTTGAAGAGGAACTAAAACAATAGGATCTCCCTTTACGTTCAACCATAGCCTCAGTACTTAATCCCTAAAACATTTCCTCCTGCATGGAACTGGCCGAACTCAGGAAGCTCGTAAGACAAGGAGAAGGCTTTCAACTGGAATTTAAACGCAAAGCCAAATACCCGGAAAAAATCGCCCGGGAATTTGTCGCATTTGCAAATTCTGAAGGAGGTATTCTATTGTTAGGGGTAGATGATGATGGCAGTATATATGGGAGCAAAAGCCCCGGAGAGGACCAGTTTATCCTTGAAGATTTCCTCCAAAAATACCTTGTCCCAAAAATTGATTACAAAATCCGTAGAATTCCCATTACTGCCCAAAGAGAAGTAATTCTATTTCAGGTAAAATCAAGTTATAGAAAACCTCATTTTATTCGCTACCCAGACAGGCAAAGTGAAAAACAGGCCTATGTACGGGTAAAAGATATGAGTGTAAAGGCGAGTAAAGAAATGGTGAAAGTGCTAAGGCATAATAAAGACAAGCAAGGAGTATCTCTCCGAATTGGAGAAGCAGAAAAGCGAATCCTGGCTTATCTGGAGGAACATGCAGGCATAAATCTCCAAACTACTTCTGAATTATTAAAAAGTAATCTCCAGCAAGCTTCAAGCAAACTCGTGATCCTTACACGGGCAGGAATCCTCTCTATTAAAGCCAGTGAAAAAGGCGATGTGTTTTCCTTAAACAAAAAAGCCTTCGAATAACCGTACATTCCAATAATAAAAATACCAAACTCACTGGTATTTATACAATTCAATTCCAATCTTACCGTTATGATGTAAGGTTAGGGTATTTCTATTAATAATTTTAATTAGATTTGCTCTCTACTGATTGAATAAGTCAAGGTCATTTTTTAAGAAGAAACACTAACAGGGACCAATAACAGCCATTTTACTCGTTCCGGACTAGGAAAGATTTGTAATATAATGCTTTCCTCAAGGCTATATTTATTTGTAAGATATGACAAGAAATTTACGACTCATTCTAATCTTTAGCTTCAACTTTTTCATGCTTGGGCAACTCTATGCCCAGCAACCTGAACAAGATTGTATCAATGCTATCCCCGTTTGTCAGAATGTATACGTCCAAACCAACTCCTATGTAGGAGAAGGCTTAGATCCTAATGAAATCGACGCCAATATCTCTTGTCTTGGTAGTGGGGAAGAAAATGACGTCTGGTACATATTTACCGTACAGACAGCAGGGATGGTGAGTTTTACAGTAAATCCCATCAACTTTTTTGATGATTATGATTGGGCAGTTTATGACCTTACCAATAATAGCTGTGCAGATATAGCCACAAATGCAGGCCTTGAGATCAGCTGTAATTATTCTGCCACCTCAGGTCCTACCGGACCAAATCTTCCCGGAGGAGCTCCCAGTAATGGCGCGGGAGGCCCCAATAGAAATGGACTTATTCCGGTGGTTGCTGGTCAAACCCTCGTAGTCAACGTAAGTAATTTTTCCAATACCAGTTCAGGCTATACCCTGGATTTTTCGGCTTCTACAGCCTCTATTTTTGATAATATTCCTCCAACTATGGATAGCATTTCTGCCGATTGTGGGGGGGGAGTTGAAGTTTCTTTCTCAGAAAATATAGTTTGTTCTACGGTTCAACCTACAGACTTTACTGTAACCGGTCCTGGTGGGCCTTTTACAGTAACAGCAGTAGGAGGAAACAATTGTGTTGCTGGCGGAACGTTCGATACGGATTTTGTATTGACAGTTAGTCCTTTGATGGTCCAAAGCGGAACCTATTATATCTCTTTAGCTGGAGACGTAGAAGATAACTGTGGAAATATCGGTATTTACGAAACAGATAGCATAGCGATCGTAATTCCCAATATCGCAGCAAGTGCTACTCAGGATACTATTTGCCAGGGGCAAAGTACTACCCTTTCTACTCCTTCTCAGCCAGGTTTCACCTATGTATGGTCAGGCGGGAATACAGGAGCTACCGTTACCATTACTCCCCCTCTTACTGCAGTATATAATGTATTCGCAACAGATCCATTTGGATGTACATCCACAGGCTCTGTTCCCATTACAGTTTTAGATACTGCTTTGGCGACTTTTAGCCTTTCCTCCAATTCCATCTGTCCGGATGAAGTTATAGATGTAACCTTCACTGGTTCCAACGATCCCAGTGCAAGTTTCATTTGGGATTTTGGAGGGGCAAATGTACTCTCAGGTACAGGTGCTGGCCCCTATCAACTATCCTGGACTACAGCTGGTATAAAATCAGTTAGTTTGAATATTAGCCAACAGGGTTGTGCAAGTGCCAGTAGCAGCAATACCGTTACAGTAAATCCAGGTCCGGAATCAGATTTTACGGTTCCAACTAATCCTGTTTGCCTGGGTACAACAGCTACCATCACTTACAACGGAACTCCAAGTGCAACAGCCAATTATTTCTGGGATTTCGATGGGGGGATTGTCCTAAGTGGTGCTGGTGCAGGCCCATATCAGGTGAGTTGGGCGATTCCTGGACCCAAAAACATAAGCCTGAACGTAACAGATAATAATTGTGTTTCCCCAACTACAACTAAAAGCCTCACTGTGGCAGCAAATCCCGTAGCAAACATAAGTCCACTCATGGATCAATGTCTAAAAGGGAATGCTTTCAATTTCAGTTATAATGGAGGGGCAAGTATAGGCAGTTATAGTTGGGACTTTGGCGATGGAAGTCCAGCAAGCAGTTTGGCTTCTCCCATACATACCTATACAAATTCCGGAAATTATACCGCAACCCTCAACATCACAGATGGAAATGGTTGTAGCAATTCTACTACCCTGGATGTGGAAGTTTATCCGGCTGTACAGGCAGACTTTAATTTCAGTCCCGTCTGTTTCGGACAAAACACCAGCTTTACAGACCTCAGTAATACCAATGGAATTGCCATCCAATCCTGGGATTGGGACTT includes:
- a CDS encoding dynamin family protein, with amino-acid sequence MHNNIFDTDLQPFKLKLGEIVKNLHDMASETRNEGLSQTLSELRTSIGEPFLFVIVGEVKAGKSSFINALLNVGKEVVKVAPDPCTDTIQQLIYGDQATELEINPYLKKIIQPVDILRKISIVDTPGTNTISEHHQEITERFVPRSDLIVFVFEAKNPYRQSAWDFFDFIHKDWQKKIIFVLQQADLMNEADLTINIEGVRKHAIKKGISDPKVFALSAKQELEGDHASSGFDKLNDYIRDNITNLNAYKLKLQSTVSTSRNLHAKLELTLRAMEGQLKADRDFRADIHHTLQDQEERSQRQVDALIRNMLEDYDRITLESQKELSDGMGVLALTRKSFMSVFNKSDSPQLWLKSLTKNLEQDLSKSFNERLNEGVEEIADSIRQMAKIIDLKIQNSQTVLRPKQDIFGDISERRRLVLRELREGFSDFINQTESFVGKEVFPEASNLSPNIAAGSGMAVIGAVLATVTSGVAFDITGGIITAAGLMFAGGTILLKRGKIIGGFKKEIDKGRKQLSTNLDHKLKAYISHIRKKIDSNFSEFDKLLDEEGRHVEKLAVQHTFTRQSLDKLEEELKQ
- a CDS encoding ATP-binding protein translates to MELAELRKLVRQGEGFQLEFKRKAKYPEKIAREFVAFANSEGGILLLGVDDDGSIYGSKSPGEDQFILEDFLQKYLVPKIDYKIRRIPITAQREVILFQVKSSYRKPHFIRYPDRQSEKQAYVRVKDMSVKASKEMVKVLRHNKDKQGVSLRIGEAEKRILAYLEEHAGINLQTTSELLKSNLQQASSKLVILTRAGILSIKASEKGDVFSLNKKAFE
- a CDS encoding PKD domain-containing protein codes for the protein MTRNLRLILIFSFNFFMLGQLYAQQPEQDCINAIPVCQNVYVQTNSYVGEGLDPNEIDANISCLGSGEENDVWYIFTVQTAGMVSFTVNPINFFDDYDWAVYDLTNNSCADIATNAGLEISCNYSATSGPTGPNLPGGAPSNGAGGPNRNGLIPVVAGQTLVVNVSNFSNTSSGYTLDFSASTASIFDNIPPTMDSISADCGGGVEVSFSENIVCSTVQPTDFTVTGPGGPFTVTAVGGNNCVAGGTFDTDFVLTVSPLMVQSGTYYISLAGDVEDNCGNIGIYETDSIAIVIPNIAASATQDTICQGQSTTLSTPSQPGFTYVWSGGNTGATVTITPPLTAVYNVFATDPFGCTSTGSVPITVLDTALATFSLSSNSICPDEVIDVTFTGSNDPSASFIWDFGGANVLSGTGAGPYQLSWTTAGIKSVSLNISQQGCASASSSNTVTVNPGPESDFTVPTNPVCLGTTATITYNGTPSATANYFWDFDGGIVLSGAGAGPYQVSWAIPGPKNISLNVTDNNCVSPTTTKSLTVAANPVANISPLMDQCLKGNAFNFSYNGGASIGSYSWDFGDGSPASSLASPIHTYTNSGNYTATLNITDGNGCSNSTTLDVEVYPAVQADFNFSPVCFGQNTSFTDLSNTNGIAIQSWDWDFGNGNASNLQNPDETFSNFGFFNTRLIVTTAQGCADTLIQQTEVFEQPQANFSFTNACENLPVSFTETSVVSSSSLLYNWDFGDGQSAVVANPDHQYTGFGSFPVNLIVTTQNGCTDQFQDNIQVYPKPIANVQIDAVCHENSTVFQDLSSVAAGSSISSYNWDFGNGQSSSDANPQFAYDLAGIYDVSLIVGSGEGCLDTTSLSATVYPNPKADFSMESVCENDEASFMNLSTIDGSITADVIDQFAWNFGDNSSGSTLENPTHTYQTDDTYQVTLTVTSNKGCDANTTLPLLIYPGPDAPQAVEDTSCFGYPAFLIAQPQPGQDVDHVDWYTEATGGSPFETSFTFVTPPLTSTQTYYIEAVSGFGCRSSRVEINAYTHDESLGRLVVNDSVLEIPQAIAEFAVIGGSPIATYDWDFGDGNTSTDSEPVHEYKNAGKFLVSLNYLTENGCEGQFSRLIEVKELVVVSIPSAFSPNGDGVNDFFYIGSNLITDVDFKVYNRWGELVFQSQNPDFQWNGFSSEGKRLAEGVYVYLFDGIDIQGRPIERSGTISLFK